The Lysobacter oculi genomic sequence GTCAGCTTGCCGGGCGCGACCGGGATGGTCTGCTTGATGCGCATGATCCGCTGCGCGAGGTTGGTCGCATCCACCTCTACCGTGATCGCGCCGGGCGCGTAGGGCACGTCGCGCGGCTCAGGCACCTGCGCCTGCAACGCGCCGCTGATGGCGAGCGCCAGGACGGCGATGGCGGGGCGCAGGCGTGGCTTCATGGCGGTCTCCGGGTCAATCGCCCCATCCTACGGAGCCGGGGCGGCGTGGCCCCTGCCGAAAGGCATGGTCGATGCCGGCTGCGTCACGCATCGCGGGCGGGCGGGCCCGCGTCAGAGCGTGGAAACCACTTCGCCACTCATTTCATTGAGCAGGGCGTCGGCGGCCTGGCGCTGGTCGGCGTCGAAGGCGTGGACGACGACGGCGCTGCGGCCCTCGCCCATCGCCTCGTACACCTTCTGGATGTAGACGTCGTGGTCGGGCCGCAGGGTAACCAGGCCGCCGAGCATCAACCCGGCCACCGCGCCGAAGGCGGCCAGCACCGCGAGCGCGACCATCCCGTTGTTGACGATGAAGGGAATGCCGAGCGTCTTCAGCACGAACCAGGCGATGACGCCCACCCCCAGCCCGGCGATGCCGAGCTTGAGATGCGCCTGCAGCAGGGTGCGGAAGATGCCGTGGCTCTCGGGTTCCAGCTTGCGGCCGGGGCGGCGGTCGCGCGGGGTGACGACCTGCACCTGGGCGTCGGAGAGCGACAGCGTCTGGCGGACGCGGGCCGCGGCGTCGCGCGCGGCGGCCTCGTCGGGGAAGATCGCGGCCACCTTGCTGCCGGCGAATTCACCGATGACGCCATCCGGGGTGTCGTTGGGGGTATCGGACATGGCGGGATTCCTCGGGGGAAAGGAGGCCCCACCTTGGCCGAGCCGGGTTGCAGCGGCCGTGAAAGGCGGCCGTGGCTTCATCGCCATGGCCCGCGTTTACCTCACGGCCACGTCGACTCGCCGACACTCCGGGCTCCCCCACGGAAAGGACTTCCCATGCGCCCCATCACCCTGATCCTGCCGCTCGCCGCCAGCCTGGCCGTTTCCGCCTGCGCCGCCACCCCGCCGGTCGCCGGCGAGCCCACCGGCCGTTGCGATGTCGCCGCCGCTAAGGCCTTCATCGGCCAGAACGCCAGCCCCGCGGTGGTCGAGCAGGCGCGCAAGGCCGCCGGTGCCGAAGTCGTGCGCACGCTCGACAAGGACAGCGTCATCACCATGGAATACCGCGAAGGCCGGCTGAACCTGATCACCGACGGCGGCCGCATCATCAACGCCACCTGCAGCTGAGCCGGCACGGATTGACCGGGGTCAAGGTGGGCCCGGGCGCTCTCCGGCAACCTCCTTCCCCATGACCCCGACCGTGCCCATCGACGCCGACCTGCTGCGCCGCTACGACCGGCCCGGCCCGCGCTACACGTCCTATCCCACCGCGCCGCAGTTCGCCGCGGACTTTGGCGAGGCGGCGCTGCGCGAGACCATCGCCGCCAGCAACGGCGACCCGATCCCGCGCCGGCTCTCGCTGTACGTGCACGTGCCGTACTGCATGAGTCCGTGCTTCTACTGCGGCTGCAACCGCATCATCACCCGCGACAAGTCGCGCAGCGCGCCCTACATCGAGCGGCTCAAGCGCGAGATCGGCGCCGTCGCGCCGCTGTTCGACCGCGACCGCGAGGTGATCCAGCTGCACTTCGGCGGCGGCACGCCCAACTTCTTCAGCCCGGTGGAGCTGCGCGACATCGTCGACGAGATGCGCCGGCAGTTCCGCTTCTCCGACGCGCCCGACCGCGACATCTCCATCGAGCTCGACCCGCGCTTCGTCAACCCGGACGACATCGGCGAACTGGCGGCGATCGGCTTCAACCGCGCCAGTCTGGGCGTGCAGGACTTCGACCCTGCCGTGCAGGAGGCGGTCAACCGCATCCAGAGCGTCGAGGAAACTCGCGCGGTGGTCGATGCCTGCCGCACGCACGGCTTCCACTCGGTCAACATCGACCTGATCTACGGCCTGCCGAAGCAGACGCTGGAAGGTTTCGGCCGGACGCTCGACACCGTGCTCGACATCCGCCCGGACCGGCTCGCGGTCTACAGCTACGCGCACCTGCCGGAGCTGTTCAAGCCGCAGCGCCAGCTCAACGCCTACGACCTGCCTTCGGCGGAGACCAAGATCGCGCTGCTGCAGCTGGCCATCGCCAAGCTGTCGGCGGCCGGCTACGTCTACATCGGCATGGACCACTTCGCCCTGCCCGACGACGAACTCGCGCTGGCGCAGTCGCGCGGCGGCCTGCATCGCAACTTCATGGGCTACACCACGCATGCCGACAGCGACCTGATCGGCCTGGGCGTGTCGTCGATCAGCCACGTCGGCGAGACCTTCAGCCAGAACCCGCGCACGCTGCCGGAGTGGGAGATCGCGATCGACGAGGGCCGCCTGCCGGTCTGGCGCGGCATCGCCATGACCGACGACGACGTGCTGCGCGGCGAGGTGATCCAGCAGCTGATGTGCCAGGGCGTGATCGACAAGTCGCGCTACGAGCGCCGCTACGAGATCGATTTCGATGCCTATTTCGCCGATGCGCTGGAGCGCCTCGCGCCGCTGCAGGACGATGGTCTGGTGACGGTGAGGCCGGGCGTGATCCAGGTCACTTCGCGCGGACGCTACCTGCTGCGTATCATTGCGATGTGTTTCGATGCCTATCTCGCCGCCGCGCCCGCCCAGCCCCGCTTCTCGAAGGCGATCTGAGCCGACGCCGCCGGAAGCCGGCCGCATGACCCGCGCATTGAAGACGCCCCGCGCCAACGCGGGCATGGCCGATGACGGCGACGCGCTGCATTTCTGCAGCACCTGCGCGTTCTCCAGCGCCTGCCTGTCGCAGGGCTACGGCAAGTCGGACCTGCAGGACCTGCACGTGCTGGTCGAGCACATCGGCCCGTTCCCCGAAGGCACCCTGCTGTTCCGCGAGGGCGACCCGTTCAACGCCATCGCCGCGGTGCGCGCCGGCATGGTCAAGACCTATGTCATCGACACCCACGGCCGCGAGAAGGTGCTCGGCTTCTACCTGCCGGGCGAGGTGATCGGCCTCAACGCGATCCACGGCGAGCGTTATCCCTGCAACGCGGTCGCGCTCAACACCGTGATGCTGTGCAACTTCTCCTTCCCCAAGATGGCGATGCTGGCCACCCGCATGCCCGGCCTGCAGGCGCAGCTGTTCCGCCTGCTGTCGGCGGACATCGGCAAGGCCAACCTGCTGGCCGGCGACTTCAGCGCCGACGAGCGCATGGCCGCCTTCCTGGTCTCGCTGTCGCGCCGCTATGCCCAGCGCGGCTATTCGGCCCAGCGCTTCCAGCTGGCGATGGCCCGCACCGACATCGCCAACTACCTGGGCCTGGCGCCGGAAACGGTCAGCCGGGTGCTGCGCCGCCTGCAGGCCGATGGCGCCTTGAACGTGGACCGCCGCGAGTTCGAGATCCTCGACATGCCGCGCCTGCAGGACATGGCCCGCGACGTGCTGCGCGAGTGAGCCGGCCGGCAGGGCGGCGTGCTTGACCTGAGTCAGCGACACTCCCGCCCCCCGCGACGACGATGGCGGCACCCAAAGGAGGGTTCACCATCATGTCCACCACCAAGAAACTCTGGCTGGGGCTCGCATCGCTGCTGATCGCGAGCTTCGCCGTGATGCTGTGGCTGGGCGCGGACCTGCACCAGACCGCGCCTCCCATTCCCAAACGCGTCGTGGCCGCCAACGGCCAGGTGCTCTACACCCAGGCCGACATCGACAAGGGTCGCCAGGTCTGGCAGACCACCGGCGGCCAGCAGCTCGGTTCGATCTGGGGCCATGGCGCCCTGATCGCCCCCGACTGGTCGGCCGACTGGCTGCACCGCGAAGCGATGGCCCTGGCCGAACTTGACGCCCGCGCCGAGACCGCCGAACCCTACGCCTCGCTGGACGAAGCCGGCCAGGCGCGCATCAAAGCGCGCATCAAGCCGGAAATGCGCACCAACACCTACGACCCGGCCACCGGTGACATCACGGTGAGCAATGCGCGCGCCGAGGCGATCTCGCAGGTGGCGCAGCACTACATGAGCCTGTTCTCGAACGACCCGGCCACCGCCGAGCTGCGCGAGACCTACGCCATGAAGAACAACACGGTGCCGGACGCGGAACACCGCCGCGCGCTGACCGCGTTCTTCTTCTGGACCTCATGGGCGGCCAGCACCAACCGGTCGGTGGAGGACCCGCGCACCTACACCAACAACTGGCCGTACGAGCCGATGATCGGCAACCAGCCGACCGCCGGCACGTTCATGTGGTCGATGTTCTCGATCCTCTTCATGATCGGCGGCATCGCGCTGCTGGCCTGGCACTACGCCGCCTACCACGGCAAGGAAGCGCCGGTCACGCCGCCGGCGCAGGACCCGCTGAAGGGCCTGGTGATCACGCCGTCGATGAAGGCGACCGCCAAGTACTTCTGGGTCGTCATCGCGCTGTTCCTCTGCCAGATCCTGCTGGGCGCGACCACCGCGCACTACCAGGTGGAAGGCCAGGAAGCCTACGGCCTGCAGATCGCCGAATTCCTGCCCTACGCCCTGACCCGCAGCTGGCACACGCAGCTGGCGGTGCTGTGGATCGCCACCGCGTGGCTGGCCACCGGCCTCTACATCGGCCCGGCGATTTCCGGCCATGAGCCGAAGTTCCAGCGCCTCGGCGTCAACTTCCTGTTCGTCTGCCTGCTGATCATCGTGGTCGGCGCGTTCGCCGGCCAGTGGTTCGCGGTCATGCAGAAGATGGGCCTGGAGTACAACTTCTGGTTCGGCCACCAGGGCTGGGAATACGTCGACATCGGCCGCTTCTGGCAGGCCTTCCTGTTCGTCGGCCTGATGCTGTGGCTGACCCTGGTCGGCCGCGCGCTGTGGCCGGCACTCAAGCGTCGCGACGAGATGTCGTCCATCGTCGGCCTGCTGTTCCTGTCCACCATCGCGATCGGCCTGTTCTACGGCGCCGGCCTGATGTGGGGCGAGCACACGCACATCTCGATGGTCGAGTACTGGCGCTGGTGGGTCGTCCACCTGTGGGTGGAAGGCTTCTTCGAAGTGTTCGCCGTGGCCGTCATCAGCTTCCTGTTCGTGAAGCTGGGCCTGCTGCGCGGCAAGTCGGCGACCATCAACGTGCTGTTCGCCACCATCGTCTACATGGCGGGCGGCGTGCTGGGCATGTTCCACCACCTGTACTTCGCCGGCACCACCACGGCGGCGGTCGCGCTCGGCGCCAGCTTCTCGGCGCTCGAAGTGGTCCCGCTGGCGCTCATCGGCCTTGAAGCCTACGAGACCTGGAGCCACAGCCGCGCGGTGCCGTGGATGGCCCGCTACCGCTGGCCGATCATGTTCTTCCTGGCGGTGAGCTTCTGGAACCTGATCGGTGCCGGCCTGTTCGGCTTCCTGATCAACACCCCGATCGCGCTGTACTACATGCAGGGTCTCAACCTGACCGCGCTGCATGGCCACACCGCGCTGTTCGGCGTGTACGGCATGCTCGGCATCGGCCTGATGCTGTTCTGCCTGCGCGGCCTCAAGCCGAATGCGCTGTGGCACCCCGGCCTGCTCAAGTCGGCCTTCTGGTGCTTCAACATCGGCCTGCTGCTGATGGCGCTGATCACCCTGCTGCCGCTGGGCACGCTGCAGCTGCAGGCGGTGCTCGAACACGGCTACTGGTACGCCCGTTCCGCCGAGTTCATGGGCAAGCCGATCATCGACGTGCTGGTGTGGATGCGCATGCCGGGCGACCTGATCTTCAGCGTCGGCGCCGCGTTGCTGGCGTGGTTCGTCACCCGCCACTGGATCATGCCGAAGGCCGATCCGGCGCTGGACCAGACCACCCGCGAGGATGTCCGCCAGGCCATCAAGCAGGACGCGGTCTGAGCAGCTGACGTGCATCAAGTCCCCCGTGTCCGCACCGGCGGATAATGGAGGCCGGGACGCAGTGTCCCGGCCTCTTTTTTTGTCGATGCGGCTTCGGGTTTTCCATCGTGCTGTCCTGATGCTGGCGATGCTGGCGGCGATGCTGCTGGCGCTGCTGCCGACGCTCGGCCGGCTGGCGCAGGCCTCGACCGCCCCGCAGCCGACATCCATCACCCAACAGGCGCTCACCGCGCTGTGCACGATGGAAGGCCTGAAGCAGGTTGCGTTGCCGGTGCTCGCGGCGGCATCCACGCACGCGCACCTGCAACACGACGCCCCCGCACCGATGCCGCATCACCCGCAGGGCGATGCCGGCCAGGACTGCGATTACTGCCCGCTGCTGGCATCACTGGTCGCGCTGGCCGCGATCGCGCTCGGGCTGTGGCCGCACCCGGCCTCTTCACTTTCGTTGACTGCGCGCGCGCCGATCCGCGTCGCGCATCGCCACCCTTCCGGACTGGTTTCACGCGGGCCACCCGCCCGCGCCTGAGTTGAACCCCGCGCAGGCCACCGACGGCCGCGCCTTCCCCCTTTCCGGAGATTTTCCATGCAACGCATGTCCCATGCGGCCCGTCGCGTGCCGCTGTTCCTCGCCATTGCCTGCGCGCTGGCGCTGCCCGCGCACGCCCAGATCACCACATCCACCTCGCCCCGCCAGCTCGACCACGTGGTGGTCACCGGCCTGGCGCCGAGCGGCCCGCTCACCTTCGACACCGACCCGAAGAAGCCGCGCCAGCCGGTGCCCGCCAGCGACGGCGCCGACTACCTCAAGACCATTCCCGGCTTCGGCGCGCTGCGCAACGGCGGCACCAACGGCGACCCGGTGCTGCGCGGCATGCAGGGTTCGCGGCTCAACCTGCTGTCCAACGACGGCGTGATGCACGGCGGCTGCCCGGGCCGCATGGACAACGCCATGTCCTACGTCGCGCCCGAAACCTACGACCATCTTGAAGTCACCAAGGGCCCGCAGACCGTGCTGTGGGGGCCGGGTGCGTCCGCCGGCACCGTGCGCTTCGTGCGCAACGCGCCGGCCTTCACCGCCAACACGTTCGAAGGCAGCGCCAGCGTCACCGCCGGCAGCTTCGGGCGCCGCGACGGGGTGTTCGATGCGAGCTTCGGCACGCCGCAGGTCTATGGCCGCGTGTCCGGCAACCGGTCGCGCGCCGATGACTACCGCGATGGCGCCGGCCGCGTCGTGCCCTCGGCCTGGGACAAGTGGAGCGCCGATGCCGCCGTCGGCTGGACGCCGGACGCCGACACCGTGGTCGAACTCGGCGTCGGCCACGGCGATGGCGAAGCGCGCTACGCCGGGCGCGGCATGGACGGCAGCCGCTTCGAGCGCCGCAGCACGTCGCTGCGCGTCGAGCGGAAGTTCGAAGACGGTGTGCTGCGCGGCATCGATGCCCGCCTCTACCGCAACATCGCCAACCACGTGATGGACAACTACACGCTGCGCGAGCCCAACCCGGCCAGCATGATGCCGATGCCGATGGCCTCGAACGTGGCGCGCGACACCGCGGGCGGCCGCGTCGCCCTCAGCTTCGAGACGACGAAGTTCGAGTGGACCCTCGGCGCCGACACGCAACGCAGCACGCATCGCCAGCGCGGCGCGATGGGCCGTGGCGCCTTCGTCAACCAGCCCTGGCTGGAGGATGCGGCGATGCGCAATACCGGCGTGTTCGGCGAGCTCATCACCCACCTCGATGGGAAACAGCGGCTGGTCGCCGGCGCACGCTTCGATCGCGGCGAGGCCACCGACCAGCGCGTGCGCACCGGCAGCGGGATGATGGCCAGGCCCAACCCGACCTTCGGCGCGACGCGGCGCGAAAGCCTGCCCAGCGGCTTCATCCGCTACGAATACGCCGATCCGGCGACCGGTCTG encodes the following:
- a CDS encoding I78 family peptidase inhibitor — its product is MRPITLILPLAASLAVSACAATPPVAGEPTGRCDVAAAKAFIGQNASPAVVEQARKAAGAEVVRTLDKDSVITMEYREGRLNLITDGGRIINATCS
- a CDS encoding TonB-dependent copper receptor, whose translation is MQRMSHAARRVPLFLAIACALALPAHAQITTSTSPRQLDHVVVTGLAPSGPLTFDTDPKKPRQPVPASDGADYLKTIPGFGALRNGGTNGDPVLRGMQGSRLNLLSNDGVMHGGCPGRMDNAMSYVAPETYDHLEVTKGPQTVLWGPGASAGTVRFVRNAPAFTANTFEGSASVTAGSFGRRDGVFDASFGTPQVYGRVSGNRSRADDYRDGAGRVVPSAWDKWSADAAVGWTPDADTVVELGVGHGDGEARYAGRGMDGSRFERRSTSLRVERKFEDGVLRGIDARLYRNIANHVMDNYTLREPNPASMMPMPMASNVARDTAGGRVALSFETTKFEWTLGADTQRSTHRQRGAMGRGAFVNQPWLEDAAMRNTGVFGELITHLDGKQRLVAGARFDRGEATDQRVRTGSGMMARPNPTFGATRRESLPSGFIRYEYADPATGLSAFAGVGHAERMPDFWEMFTSAQGPMGSLNAFSAIAPEKTTQLDAGLQWRGKRTRAWTTVYAGRVHDYILYTYASGMGGMGTLREQNIDADIRGGELGAGFTASPRWTLGATLSQAWGSNRTQHRWLPQMTPAEARLTADWKGERASFGVLMRGVERQARVAPGQGNVVGRDLGESAGFGTLSVNGGWRLGERMTLAAGIDNLFDRDYAEHLNLGGSADFGYPADPVRIHEPGRNLWAKLSMTF
- a CDS encoding DUF2946 family protein, which codes for MLAMLAAMLLALLPTLGRLAQASTAPQPTSITQQALTALCTMEGLKQVALPVLAAASTHAHLQHDAPAPMPHHPQGDAGQDCDYCPLLASLVALAAIALGLWPHPASSLSLTARAPIRVAHRHPSGLVSRGPPARA
- a CDS encoding nitric-oxide reductase large subunit; its protein translation is MSTTKKLWLGLASLLIASFAVMLWLGADLHQTAPPIPKRVVAANGQVLYTQADIDKGRQVWQTTGGQQLGSIWGHGALIAPDWSADWLHREAMALAELDARAETAEPYASLDEAGQARIKARIKPEMRTNTYDPATGDITVSNARAEAISQVAQHYMSLFSNDPATAELRETYAMKNNTVPDAEHRRALTAFFFWTSWAASTNRSVEDPRTYTNNWPYEPMIGNQPTAGTFMWSMFSILFMIGGIALLAWHYAAYHGKEAPVTPPAQDPLKGLVITPSMKATAKYFWVVIALFLCQILLGATTAHYQVEGQEAYGLQIAEFLPYALTRSWHTQLAVLWIATAWLATGLYIGPAISGHEPKFQRLGVNFLFVCLLIIVVGAFAGQWFAVMQKMGLEYNFWFGHQGWEYVDIGRFWQAFLFVGLMLWLTLVGRALWPALKRRDEMSSIVGLLFLSTIAIGLFYGAGLMWGEHTHISMVEYWRWWVVHLWVEGFFEVFAVAVISFLFVKLGLLRGKSATINVLFATIVYMAGGVLGMFHHLYFAGTTTAAVALGASFSALEVVPLALIGLEAYETWSHSRAVPWMARYRWPIMFFLAVSFWNLIGAGLFGFLINTPIALYYMQGLNLTALHGHTALFGVYGMLGIGLMLFCLRGLKPNALWHPGLLKSAFWCFNIGLLLMALITLLPLGTLQLQAVLEHGYWYARSAEFMGKPIIDVLVWMRMPGDLIFSVGAALLAWFVTRHWIMPKADPALDQTTREDVRQAIKQDAV
- a CDS encoding helix-turn-helix domain-containing protein, whose translation is MTRALKTPRANAGMADDGDALHFCSTCAFSSACLSQGYGKSDLQDLHVLVEHIGPFPEGTLLFREGDPFNAIAAVRAGMVKTYVIDTHGREKVLGFYLPGEVIGLNAIHGERYPCNAVALNTVMLCNFSFPKMAMLATRMPGLQAQLFRLLSADIGKANLLAGDFSADERMAAFLVSLSRRYAQRGYSAQRFQLAMARTDIANYLGLAPETVSRVLRRLQADGALNVDRREFEILDMPRLQDMARDVLRE
- the hemN gene encoding oxygen-independent coproporphyrinogen III oxidase, with the translated sequence MTPTVPIDADLLRRYDRPGPRYTSYPTAPQFAADFGEAALRETIAASNGDPIPRRLSLYVHVPYCMSPCFYCGCNRIITRDKSRSAPYIERLKREIGAVAPLFDRDREVIQLHFGGGTPNFFSPVELRDIVDEMRRQFRFSDAPDRDISIELDPRFVNPDDIGELAAIGFNRASLGVQDFDPAVQEAVNRIQSVEETRAVVDACRTHGFHSVNIDLIYGLPKQTLEGFGRTLDTVLDIRPDRLAVYSYAHLPELFKPQRQLNAYDLPSAETKIALLQLAIAKLSAAGYVYIGMDHFALPDDELALAQSRGGLHRNFMGYTTHADSDLIGLGVSSISHVGETFSQNPRTLPEWEIAIDEGRLPVWRGIAMTDDDVLRGEVIQQLMCQGVIDKSRYERRYEIDFDAYFADALERLAPLQDDGLVTVRPGVIQVTSRGRYLLRIIAMCFDAYLAAAPAQPRFSKAI